Proteins encoded by one window of Cyanobium sp. NS01:
- a CDS encoding DUF3119 family protein encodes MTTPPSAASAPAPETEATSLPRHYGVAGGVLVLALGCLALLPLWGGALWLSLGVGLLGLFLLLQTALLRLEFQADSLVVWRQNTELRRFPYASWLAWKLYWPGLPVVFYFREERSIHLLPLLFDAGALRRQLDRHLSHLSASDA; translated from the coding sequence ATGACGACTCCCCCTTCTGCGGCCTCGGCCCCAGCTCCAGAGACCGAAGCCACGAGCCTGCCGCGCCATTACGGCGTGGCAGGGGGCGTGCTGGTGCTGGCGCTGGGCTGCCTGGCGCTGCTGCCCCTCTGGGGTGGGGCCCTGTGGCTGAGCCTGGGGGTGGGCCTGCTGGGGCTGTTCCTGCTGCTGCAGACCGCTTTGCTGCGGCTCGAGTTTCAGGCCGACTCCCTGGTGGTGTGGCGCCAGAACACCGAGCTGCGCCGCTTTCCCTATGCCAGCTGGCTGGCCTGGAAGCTGTACTGGCCGGGCCTGCCCGTGGTGTTCTATTTCCGGGAGGAGCGCAGCATTCACCTGTTGCCCCTGCTGTTCGATGCTGGGGCCCTGCGCCGACAACTGGACCGTCACCTGAGCCATCTCTCCGCGTCCGATGCCTGA
- a CDS encoding ABC transporter permease, with translation MRAPRWLRRLAVSGLIGGQAVSAIARGRIGVNDLMNELLEAGPGSFLIVMITALAAGTVFNIQVVAELSKQGANAAVGGLLALGLSREIAPLLTATLLTGKVATAYAAQLGTMKVTEQIDAITMLRTDPVQYLVVPRVLAMVVMAPVQCLLFFGVGIWSGQVSSSLLYNIPPSVFWNSVRTWMQPEDLPFMLVKALVFGLQIAVISCGWGLTTRGGPKEVGTTTTGAVVMILVTVALMDGVLTSVLFG, from the coding sequence CTGCGGGCCCCGCGTTGGCTGCGGCGGCTGGCGGTGAGCGGCCTGATCGGGGGCCAGGCGGTCAGCGCCATCGCCCGCGGCCGCATCGGCGTCAACGATCTGATGAACGAGCTGCTGGAAGCCGGCCCCGGCAGCTTCTTGATCGTGATGATCACGGCTTTGGCCGCCGGCACCGTCTTCAACATCCAGGTGGTGGCAGAGCTCTCCAAGCAGGGCGCCAACGCCGCTGTGGGGGGCCTGCTGGCCCTGGGCCTCTCCCGGGAGATTGCGCCCCTTCTCACCGCCACCCTGCTCACCGGCAAGGTGGCCACCGCCTACGCCGCCCAACTGGGCACCATGAAGGTGACCGAGCAGATTGATGCGATCACCATGCTGCGCACCGACCCGGTGCAGTACCTGGTGGTGCCGAGGGTTCTGGCCATGGTGGTGATGGCGCCGGTGCAGTGCCTGCTGTTCTTCGGGGTGGGGATCTGGTCGGGGCAAGTGAGCAGTTCCTTGCTGTACAACATCCCCCCCAGCGTGTTCTGGAACTCGGTGCGCACCTGGATGCAGCCGGAGGATCTGCCCTTCATGCTGGTGAAGGCCCTTGTGTTCGGGTTGCAGATCGCCGTGATTTCCTGCGGCTGGGGCCTCACCACCCGGGGCGGCCCCAAGGAGGTGGGCACCACCACCACCGGCGCCGTGGTGATGATCCTGGTCACGGTGGCGCTGATGGACGGCGTGCTCACCTCAGTGCTCTTTGGATAA
- a CDS encoding DUF3086 domain-containing protein: MPEEPTTTAAPESGATPPGPGPGEPTPSEPAAAAASTAWQELALEELRHRRQQLLDEIHQLESRQEQINREIQSSVTGQADGMARRLKGFQDYLVGALQDLAVAAEQVDLVPQQLLVAPSALDAEQAAQASPPPPGPAVAAAGQFSADEGLIREQLAGFQGQPDFYAPAWKLRRSLDAEAAASLDNWFLDQGGRGAQPSGGSRGRNALVSAAAIAILGELYGDRFQTLVLASQPERLGEWRRGLQEALGLDREDFGPSSGIVLFERPDALIERADRLEERGELPLILVDAVEQVVDIPILQFPLWLAFAPGPGELMRDEEIY; this comes from the coding sequence ATGCCTGAGGAGCCCACCACCACCGCCGCGCCTGAGAGCGGCGCCACGCCGCCGGGGCCTGGTCCGGGCGAGCCCACGCCCAGCGAGCCGGCTGCCGCTGCCGCCAGCACCGCCTGGCAGGAGCTGGCGCTGGAGGAGCTGCGTCATCGGCGCCAGCAGCTCCTGGACGAGATTCACCAGCTGGAGAGCCGCCAGGAGCAGATCAACCGCGAGATTCAGAGCAGCGTCACGGGCCAGGCCGATGGGATGGCCCGCCGGCTCAAGGGCTTCCAGGACTACCTGGTGGGCGCCCTGCAGGACCTTGCCGTGGCCGCCGAACAGGTGGACCTGGTGCCCCAGCAACTGCTGGTGGCCCCCTCGGCTCTCGACGCCGAGCAGGCGGCCCAGGCCAGCCCCCCGCCGCCCGGTCCCGCGGTGGCCGCCGCAGGCCAGTTCAGCGCCGATGAGGGCCTGATCCGCGAGCAGCTCGCCGGCTTCCAGGGCCAGCCCGATTTCTACGCGCCCGCCTGGAAACTGCGCCGCAGCCTCGATGCCGAAGCCGCCGCCAGCCTCGACAACTGGTTCCTGGATCAGGGCGGTCGCGGCGCCCAGCCCAGCGGCGGCAGCCGCGGCCGCAATGCCCTGGTGAGCGCCGCCGCGATCGCCATCCTCGGGGAGCTCTACGGCGATCGCTTCCAGACCCTGGTGCTGGCCAGTCAGCCGGAGCGGCTGGGCGAGTGGCGCCGCGGCCTCCAGGAGGCCCTGGGACTCGACCGCGAAGACTTCGGCCCCAGCAGCGGCATCGTGCTGTTCGAGCGCCCCGATGCCCTGATCGAGCGGGCCGACCGGCTGGAGGAGCGCGGCGAGCTGCCCCTGATCCTGGTGGATGCCGTTGAGCAGGTGGTGGACATCCCGATCCTGCAGTTCCCCCTCTGGCTGGCCTTTGCCCCCGGCCCGGGCGAACTGATGCGCGACGAAGAGATCTACTGA
- a CDS encoding MFS transporter — translation MAPTASEAPAPPVPLTDAADLRGAARQRLLWAYGLGDAGTGMAASLIGFYLFIFYTAAAGLPSWMAGLVLMIGRLWDAVNDPVVGWLSDKTQSRWGPRIPWILGSAVPLGVAMAAMWWLPPGNQWVKFAVFLLISMLANSFYTGVNLPYAALAAELSTDVSLRTRLNSSRFTGSIIASLVGIVLGGLLLRDHHNPASYLQLGVLTGLLVTSSTLLCGWGLAPAARHCQRPLQHAGTTRRLLKRVRANGRFLRVLGLYLLLWCALQIMQTAALIYLPVVIGLPESWSNWILLPFMVSTLAGLWVWTAVCHRSGRLRALHLGTWLWIAACLSAMVLPAMQAGIAPLGSLANGLRLAALLATIMVAGLGASTAYLIPWALLPDAIDADPEKPAGQYSAWMVLAQKICISLALFFFGNMMSLSGYQAVRDALQPASALVAIRLCMGLIPAVLVVLGLVVMRRWPERLPLQP, via the coding sequence TTGGCGCCCACCGCAAGCGAAGCGCCAGCCCCACCGGTGCCCCTCACGGATGCCGCGGATCTGCGCGGAGCGGCCCGTCAGCGCCTGCTCTGGGCCTACGGCCTGGGCGACGCCGGCACCGGCATGGCCGCCTCGCTGATCGGCTTTTACCTGTTCATCTTCTACACAGCAGCGGCCGGGCTGCCCTCCTGGATGGCGGGCCTTGTGCTGATGATCGGCCGCCTCTGGGATGCGGTGAACGACCCGGTGGTGGGCTGGCTCAGTGACAAGACCCAGAGCCGCTGGGGACCGCGCATCCCCTGGATCCTCGGCAGTGCCGTGCCCCTGGGCGTGGCGATGGCGGCGATGTGGTGGCTGCCGCCCGGCAACCAGTGGGTGAAGTTCGCGGTGTTCCTGCTGATCTCGATGCTGGCCAACAGCTTCTACACCGGGGTGAACCTGCCCTATGCCGCCCTGGCGGCGGAACTCAGCACGGATGTGTCGCTGCGCACCCGGCTCAACTCCTCACGCTTCACCGGCTCGATCATCGCCAGCCTGGTGGGCATCGTGCTCGGTGGCCTGCTGCTGCGCGACCACCACAACCCCGCCAGCTACCTGCAGCTGGGCGTGCTCACCGGCCTGCTGGTCACCAGCTCCACCCTGCTGTGCGGCTGGGGCCTGGCCCCGGCAGCCCGCCACTGCCAGCGGCCACTGCAGCACGCCGGCACCACCCGCCGCCTGCTGAAGCGGGTGCGCGCCAACGGCCGCTTCCTGCGCGTTCTGGGCCTCTACCTGCTGCTGTGGTGCGCCCTGCAGATCATGCAGACCGCTGCTCTCATCTACCTGCCGGTGGTGATCGGTCTGCCGGAGAGCTGGAGCAACTGGATCCTGCTGCCCTTCATGGTGAGCACCCTGGCGGGCCTCTGGGTGTGGACGGCGGTGTGCCATCGCTCCGGGCGGCTGCGGGCCCTCCATCTGGGCACCTGGCTCTGGATCGCCGCCTGCCTCTCCGCCATGGTGTTGCCGGCCATGCAAGCCGGCATCGCCCCCTTGGGCTCCCTGGCCAACGGTCTGCGCCTGGCAGCGTTGCTGGCCACGATCATGGTGGCTGGCCTCGGCGCCTCGACGGCCTACCTGATCCCCTGGGCGCTCCTACCGGATGCCATCGACGCTGATCCTGAAAAACCGGCCGGCCAGTACAGCGCCTGGATGGTGCTGGCCCAGAAGATCTGTATCAGTCTGGCCCTGTTCTTCTTCGGCAACATGATGAGCCTGAGTGGCTACCAGGCGGTGCGCGATGCCCTTCAGCCCGCCAGTGCGCTGGTGGCGATCCGGCTCTGCATGGGCCTGATCCCAGCGGTGCTGGTGGTGCTGGGGCTGGTGGTGATGCGTCGCTGGCCCGAGCGGCTCCCTCTTCAGCCATGA